From Impatiens glandulifera chromosome 7, dImpGla2.1, whole genome shotgun sequence:
TGTCATTCGATCTCCATTATTTCTCGTAATACACATCCAAATTGTTAGTGCAAACGCTAATGTAGTATAATATTCTAAATGAGTTAGTGCAAATAGGGAATTTCTACCTgagagttcaaaaataattataatttatgtcaTTTGATCCGCACTATTTCTAATAATACACAACCAAATTGTTAGTGCAAACGCTAATGcagtataattttctaaatgagtTAGTGAAAATATTAGTGCacacaaatatattagatttttatccgagagttcaaaaataattacaatttatgtcattcgATATGTACTAGTTCTCGCAAGACACATCCAAAATGTTAGTGAAAATGCTAAtgcaatataattttctaaatgggtTAGTGTAAATATTAGTGCACACAAATATAGAGATTTCTACACGagagttcaaaaatatttacaatttatgaCATTTGATCTGCATTAGTTCTTGCAATACACATCCAAATTGTTAGTGCAAACGCTAAtgcaatataattttctaaataagtTAGTGCAAATATTAATGCACACAAATATAACGGAATTCTACCCCGAGAGTTCTCGCAATACACATCCAAATTGTTAATGCAAACGCTAAtgcaatataattttctaaataagtTAGTGCAAATATTAATGTACACGAATATAGCGGAATTCTACCAGAGAGTTCAAACATactaacaatttattttattcgaTTTCCACTAGTTCTCGTAATACACATCCAAATTATTAGTGCAAAcgctaattaaatataattttctaaatgggtTAGTGCAAAAATAAGTGCACACTAATACAGGGGATTTGTACTcaagagttcaaaaataattacagTATATCGATCTGCACTAGTTCTCGCaataaactttcttttttaaTGCAAACGCtaataaagtataattttttaaatggtttagtACAAAAATTAGTGCACACTAAtacatgatatttttaacaaagagatgaataatatttttcaaacgtTTTGCAATAATACTgactttattataaatataaaaggcTAAATACAACGCAAAACCATAACATATATAGTTTACTGAAATAACATtccatttaaaacaaaaacattagaATTTCCAAATACCATTGTTTAAACACACAAAAATAACCAAACAACCAAAACAATATTCAAAGTTACACAAAAACTATCATAATATTcgatcaatattaaaataaaagatcaaTCTCCCAACTTTCTCTTCTTCATTGCATCAGATTTATCCTCTTCATGGATATTCTTCCCCTTTCTGCCTTCCGCCGTAATATTGTTGAAGTCACATATTATTTCTTTAACCtcacattataataaaaaaaattaaaacaaaaggggtaaaacatataattatataaatagtataTTTCTATATTACCTTATTATTCATCTCTTTGAAGACTTCGATCGTTGTTttggtaagattgtccatatTAGCCAACATTAAACTCATTTCCTTTTGCAATATTTCCTTCTCTCGATTTGGTGGTGAGTCTTTCAATTTCAGACTtaagtataaagattatttcTAGAGCTTCACCAAATAGCAAGTTAGTAACCTCCAACTCGGTTGGAGAATCGGTATTTTTGGCGGACACCGATAGCTAGGGTTCATCATCGCTAGCTGCTGGTGAGATTGAAATGTAGATTATGTTAATTCGATTAGTTGTTCGGTGCCATTAGATGATAATAAAAAACCAAGAAGCAAGTCTCTAATGAAGAATTAGATGAGAGAAAGAGATATTGAGAGAAATGAGAGATGAgagaaaaataagagagaagAAGTATAGTAAAGTGtgaaaattaatgattaaaagtAATTAGTGTGATGGGTAGAGAAATAATGGTGAAACGGGGAATTAAAGAGATTATATTTAATAGGATTTACAACTAAGTTTGCcttcataattttcaaaaatgtaaatttatatatcttaGTGCAAATGTTATTGAAAAAAAGATCATGAACGATTTTATTTAATAGGTATAGCAAATAAGTTTGCAATAATAGGTAtgaaaacatttgaaaatatatcctaagtataaatttatatattaatgaaaatccTATCGcgaacaatttataaaaaattatatttaataggaCAAGCAAGCAACTATGTTTGCAgttatgaatattaaatttaataactcactgaaaattattttgagaattgATTATGAACGATTATTTTCAATAGGAATGACATTTATGTTCGCACAGATGGGTATCAAAATAATTGGTaagtaaaaatttatataaattaatgtctATCCTATTGCGAAaagatttcaaatatataaaaatatttaaaaaaatataaaatactagtgtaatatattttacaatgaTATTCTAACATTGTAATGTAGATCTAGTTGCgaagagattatttatttgtattactGCAATATATAGTACacatttaattaacaaaatcattatagttatttcatatttatatttgcaATTATAACAACCCTAGGCCTATGTGTATAATATTTGATATGTGTATATTATTTGATAGAATAGTTAATAGAAATATAacttattgttaaatattttgcaAACATTGAAGCTTAATTTATTTTGCGAAAATATTTGTATCGTTCGTCGTTTTTcttattactatattttttatagacttatatttataaaatttttgaaaaatattacatttttagatttatagtgatatattttgcaatatatattttcctaatttttatcTTACGTGAAAATACCTCTTTATTGTAATAATTGATGTAGTTTTTGCAATTGTAAGTTATTTCAATGTAATGTCAAATGCAATTCTTAAAAATTagcattaataaattatttgttgcaCGAAAATGTTGCatatcgaattttttttttgtaatgattggaaaataatattaacaacgGTTAGCTGAGTGTAACAAATCAACGAGGGGCGCTAGGTATTTTTTGTATATAACTTTTTTCCGTCGCTAAAATgtgtatttttaataacaatatttatattattttaaataaacaactaACCCTATTCTATCAAAGCCGTACTAAGCTAATTTGGAGTTCATTAACTGCTAATAGAAATATGAATGTATTGTTGCAATTTACAAATGAAGCTTTGTGTTTAATTTTGGGGTTAATCGTTTTTACCCTTATTCAAGAGTGCTTCTATATAAATACTGCGGGATCAAGctaaaaatttcaaaagaagTAAAATATTAGAAAGGAAGAATATATTATTGACCAAATTCCAGGGATGCCCAACGAGGGGCATCAAGCTTTATTGAcacataaaataaaacttttgaatCATAATTGACAAATTGAAGAAAAACCAGGACCTCCAAAGAAGATATGTTTTTCATATGCCGGACTCTTATATGGCATAAGTGTTAAATCATAGCATGCTGGATTCGATATTGTTTTCACCAAGTTTCCTGGATCTCTCGGAACTAAACCATCATCAAGTACTTTTAAGGAATGAATGTAACATGATTGACTAAAGCCTTTTTCGGGGAATTTACCACTACCCATTTGAGTAGTCGTATGGTATCCATCATTTTTTCGATTCAAGATCTCCCCACCCCATTCGACAAGATTAGCATTGTTTTTTAAGTCGGGAAAGATAACTGCAGGCCAATACCCTACTATGGAACCTAGCACTTGAAGCCACCATTTATCTCCCATTTTATCCTACAATAATTTtcaattctcattaattaattaaccatcTTTATATGAAACTCTAGATAAAAACATATTGTTACGAATTCGAAGAAGTATATAATCATTAATCATACCTTGAATACGTTAATTGGTATCACCCTCGATTCTCCACCAAATGTCGACACTGGTTTTATTTCCATGCCTAATGCATGCGTACTACTTGTTTGGacaaaacctttgcaattaagATCATAGCATCCTGTTCTACTATACCCATCGTtctaatttacaataataaaaatagaatttagCAATTGTAAATTTGTGCTTGAATTTAAAGTGAactatttgttttgttttgtatgGTTGTTTGTATAAAGTATTAATtcaaatacattaatatatatttacaaatattgatACAAGTAAAGAACTTACCGTCCAATATATGAAGAGTCTTGTTTCTTTATCTTTGTAAGTAATTGGATTGACCTTCAAAAAAGGAAAGACAAGTAAAAAACtacatttatttgtttgtaaaactttacattacatatttgtttttaaaccCACCAAAGATAACAGTTTGATTAAGTTAAAGTGGGTGGAATTGTACTAAattcttaactttttttttaaaaaaaagtttcttttttaattcttaCCGCCCATCCAACTTCAATGCTGTTGAGATTGTTGTAAAAATCTTCCTTATTATAACTTGTAACGATCCACATTTGGGACAAGCTAAACTCGTTATCTTCTGTCTGAGGGTTCCATACATTAAATATTCCACTGGCTCCATAGTAAGAAGATCCTTGATCACTTACTATAGCATGCTTAgaataaaaagaagagaataaATGTAAACATTATTAGAAACAGGGTGAAAAAGACCGCAATTCAAActcaaatcaacctaaatacGGATATGTTATTTGACTTTAGTTAAccatttttctcattttaatcaaaatatcacGTTACCCTTATTTTCTATCATGTTTACGAATATCTGAATATGGTTGAAAAATTATTAGTAAATATTTGAATGTGTATTAGACTAACTATCATTGTTCAATTGGGTCTTAAATGAATTCATACCCAAATAAAAAATCTGACCCAAgaatatgttttcaaatgaattcaATGTAATATggatttgattttaatcaatgCTAAATTTTTTATGCAATTTTTGAATTTATCTCaattaaaactcaaatttaacttttttttttttttttttttttttttagggaaaccgttaaaatcattttattaaaatcttaaaattgaaGGGTCAACAATCAAGTTagaaaaatttaacttatatttgtGCAATGTTGCAAAGGACAACCAATTAGAAAATTGCactacaaattatatatttatgcgATGTTGAATTGAGTTCTATATAAACATACCTCATGACCGATATCTTTACTAAAACTTTGATTGATTTGTTGTCGCATCATGAGAGAACGCCTTTTGTGGTAAGGATGGTCAtaactttttcttcttcttatcggGATAGTACCTTCTGGACATTCTCCATATTTATGCCAATCTTGAAGCATTTTTAATGTCAGATTTGAATCCAATTTGTTTCCAAAAGGATAGTAATTAGGTTCCATCTATCATATTcacaaaatatatgattaaaaataattttaatagacTAATTACAAAACAGTTCCAccaaaaaaacaaacataaattaCCTGTAAATCTTTTATCAGAGGATTATCAAATGCTGGTTGTTTATAGATATCAACACAATCAATTATTTCACCTTTATCGAGCTGCATATATAATTTCGATCatttgttaaaaacaaaataagataaGCTATATGAAGAATGATTATGCAAATCAAATAATAGCCAACCTCAATTGTTTTTATTGTCCCTTTCGGCTTCAAGTTCAATGATCCTTTGGTTAAGTTTTGGCTAGAAACATGATATATGAATTGAAATGATAAGAAGAGAAATGATAACAATGACCACTGATCATGTTTCTTAAAAGCCATTAGAAAAATTATActctaataatttatatatatatatatatatatatatatatatatatatatatatatatatatatatatatatatatatatatatatatatatatatatatatatatatatatataaataggataaacattaaaaatccaAGTAATAAAAGGtacatgtatatattattttaagaccatatttattactttttcttaattaattaaatataattcaattcttACTTTCTAAAACTATTTCTTTGTTAATGATATCAATAAAAAGTTAACTAATATTTTcctttaaattcaaaaataaaaaatgttccTTTTTCAGATactaaatatttacttttatacaTATTAGaaatctttattaatatattatacttattaaCTTCATCGGAAACATTAATTgacattaaaatttcaaatatatatatatatatatatatatatatatatatatatatatatatatatatatatatatatatatatatatatatatatatatatatatatatatatatatatatatatatatatatgttgagaTCAGTCAAACTATTATTTGTTGTAAAttgactaaatattttattattattacttttcaaaaaatataatttactaaattaaaatgaaagatATTCCTATTTGAGACATTAAAGATTTTTAGCTTTGttagatattaaaaatatttattaataaataagatattattcctaatagaaaataaatatataaaatattatttccatTAGAAAATCACTAAATAAATCAGACAACTTCATAATTTTACATTTGATAGATAACTCATAATCATAGTACTGGCCCAACttgttaaaattgtatttaattttgaaatattaatttgtcttgaacaatttttatttatttataaagagtCATCTATACCCTAATATTAGTATGTGTCGTATTTTCTGATAATTATATGaaagtatttataaataacttatattcaTATAGTGTGGACGTTTCAAATCATGGTAATACTAGTGAAagatgttaaattttttatatactttaaaatttgttatcctattaaataatttgagaagatcttcgtattaatataaaaaatcattaaaattgttGTTTACTATTTAtgtgaatattatatatatatatatatatatatatatatatatatatgaacgaatctatgtaggggttacccaccccgaaaaaaaaatatttatttttatttactgttaaaatgtgacattactccctaatttaaaaaaaaaaatcaatagaattcactattttatttatttaattattaaaaaattaataaaatttacttttatttacccgttttatccaaaattttctcgtttTTTTACTTTAGCCcactctaaattttttttaagtccacCCCACCACAAAATTCTGGGTCcgtccctatatatatatatattgtctaaaATATTGACAAtgataaaatttcaaaacatgaattttttttttggaaaatagcttagcacaatttcattataaaaactCAAAAGTGAAATAAATGGTCAAAATCAAAACTAAATAATCCCTAGCATTGATTACATGATCATGATGATAAACAAGACCCTAGAGTATATgattataaacaaacaaataaagaatACAGTAACACACAAGAAAAACATACAATACCTACAGTTTTAAAATTCCAATTCTATTGCGAGCTTCCTTTTTGACTACTCTTACTCTGCTTTATAATCTCATTCTACATTCCTCGAATTCCAGCGCTTATATTCACATCGCATTCTCACCTATTTGGCTTTAGAATTTCCTATTTGTGATTGATCTGTTGCATTTGATGATGTTTGTTTGTGAGTTGTGTTTACATCCTTCTTTGCGTTAGATTTGTTTTAGTTGAGCCAAcacttatttgataaaaaaagttttatttccGTATTTCAGAAACATTAGAATTATTTGTTTCAATTTTGCCTAAGTGCTTCGATCTACTCTCATACTTTTCTCCAATGATTTTCGTGTTAGAAGCAATAATTACCAACAATTAGACGGTTAGCTGgttttcacaaataaataaaggacGCCAacaatttatctattttttcgTCACTAAACtgtgattttatttgtttataataaatatattattaatattttaaataaaacatatatcaaactaactcttcttttattttttcttataaaaaagtGATTTCTAATACTTTCACtaaagaaagtaaaaaaaaaaaaacataatcattttaatttgaaaatataagtatttatCTTATCATATTCAAAATTAGATAGTTGTGTTAGGATTTAGATCCTCAAATCtgacatgtttaaaataatCTGTAAGAACGcaaaaaataagaacacaaaaaGATAGAGACTTATATTGGTTCACTCAAAAGAGCTACGTCCATTTCAGCCGACACCAAATTTCattatgaaaaagaaaaaattcagAGTTTTGTCTCAcactgtttatctctctagaatatatttttttcatgtaaACCCTTCACAATAACATATTAATAGtataaacattcaggtaataaaacttaaataactcttggttagGCTCAAGTCAAAATCCAAACACAAAcccaataaaatttaattaactttttaaagtttattataagtgtagactcAATAActtaacaatattatatttggagactaacttcatcttCTCTCAATCGATAATGGTTCTTGATCCATCtagtgtcttaacgaagaaggcCAACTGAAGTTTCGTACAACTTCAATTTCCCATTTGTCATAACTTTCGTCAGCATATCATCTATAGATTCTCACTCTCGGAAATCTTCTCGAGAGCTAACACTTCATCTTGTAAAGCTGATCGGATAAAATGATTATGAACCTGTATATAAGGGTAggaaaaattaccgatattacaggtatatcgaaaatactgCACTGCAACATATTGAAAATATCGATTTATTCGTTATACTGAATAAAATGTAAGGTATGGTACAATACtgaaattattggtacggtaatggtttgagattttcaaaattttggtatatcgggATATATcgaaataccaaaataatatttataaattaaaaaatatatattatataatacttataagaaggaaataaatatatttgatattaatttaattacataaacataatttttaaaaatctaatgaaaacataattatattataatcttatttattatatgaaatctctaaacattttttatttaacaagatataaaactaattttattttacaataaaatgtttgttattttttccaaataaaccTAATAGAGTCTAATATGTTGTCAAATTCATTTCAAATACAAAACATGATTCTAagtattattattcttattattataatataacttGAATTGCAGAAAAGCCTGAAAGTTCAGGAACAGAAGGAAAGTCTAAAAGTTTAGAAGAAGAATGAGAAAGCGTAGGAAAATGAAACTGAAGATTCATGAACTAGAAAAAATCTAGAGGAAACTAAATatggagaagaagatgatgaaaatgttgaagattcaaataaaagaaaagatgaagaatcggaggaaggagaagatgaaaaatcagataaagaagaagaagaagaattagaggatgaaaatgaagaagaatcagATAAAGAAAAATGTGAAGAATCAAGGGATGAAATCAATGGAAAATTAGAAGATGTAAAGGATAAAAAAGTAGTGGAGAAaagtgaaaaggagaataagaaAATAGATCGAAACTACTCAAGCAAAGTTGAAACCAATGAATGCAGGTAAATGTGATGTTTCTGAAATACTGAAACAAAACTCCTTTTATTAGATAAGTGATGGCTCAACTAAAGAAAAGTTAATCCAAAGGAAAAATGTTAACAAAGCTCACAAACAAACATTATCATATGCAACAGTTCAATCACCAATAGTAAACCTAGAGCCAAATAGATGAGGATGCGATGTAATATAATCGCTGGGATTCGAGAAATGCAGTTTGAGTTTTGAGAAATGCAGATTGGGGTTATAAAATAGAGTAGTAAAAGAGGAAGTTcacaataaaatcaaaattataaagctgtaggtcttgtttgtttttgttatttgttactataatattgtttgtttgtttcctATCGGATAATTTAATCAGGCTGTAGACTATTTAgctttgattttgataatttctcccactattgttttttttcttttaatgaaatagaGCTAAGCTAAGctgtttttcaaaaacaaatatggTATTGTTATCAAATAATTGTTGTagttgtaaaaattaaaattatattaaaacaaataaataatgtagAAAAGGACTTGGTCATGTTTAagtaaaaataactcaaaagaCTAGCTCAATTAGATATCTGATAAAACAAATCTTAGTAACATcgtagtaaaataaataatgaatcaggacataatgaaataaaaaattcaaactatagaacatatgtatttttaatttcatcatTTATTGAAATGTTGAAGAAAACCCTGGTCCTCCATAGAAGATATGTGTTTCAAATGACGATCCCTTGTTCATCGTAAGTGTTAATTAGGCATAGCAGTTTGGTTTCGTTAATGATTTTATCAAGTATCCTGGATCTCGAGGAATAAAACCAGCATCAAGAACTTTTAAGGAACGAATGTAACATGATTTACCAAATCCTTTATCTGGGAATTCACCACTACCCATTTGAGTAGTTGTATGATGACCATTTGTTCCTTGATTCACGATCTCTCCACCCCATTCGACAAGATTAACATTGTTCTTTAAATCCGTAAATATATCTATCGGCCAATACCCTATTATTGAACCTAGCACTTAAAGCCACCATTTATCTCCTGTTTTGTCCTACAATAATTTTCATATCATCGTTATTAACCATTTTATACCACAACCATatgctaaaaaaattattgttacgAATTCGAAGATCTATGAAATCATCGATCATACcttgaatatattaattgatatctGCGTCGATTGTCCACCATATTTGGAAATTGGTGTTATTGGCATACCAAAGGAAAACTTATTATTTGTTTGGATAAAACCTTGGCAATTAAGATCATAGAAACCAGTTGTTTTGTATCCATccctctaatttaaaataatagaaaattcaataattaattgtaaatttgagatttaatttgaagtgaaatatttttttcttaatcacTCTTCTTCTATAGTACTTAGCTCTAGAAGTAATGAACTTACCGTCCAATATATGAAGAGTCTTGTTTGTTTATCATGGTAATTAATTGGATTGaccttgaatatatatatatggaaaatgAAAGATAAGTCAGAAACTACATTTATTGGTTTAAGAAAATTTCACAAATTAAATCACATATACATTCTTACCATCCATCCAACTTCAATACTATTGAGATTGTTGTAAAAATTGTCATTGTCATAACTTGAAACAACCCATATTTGGGACAAGCTAAACTCGTTATCTTAGGATTCCATATATTAAACATTCCACTGGCTCCGTAGTAAGAAGATCCTCGGTTACTTACTATAGCATACTTGGaagaataaagaataaaaaagtaTAAGAAACTCAACCTAAATACAAACTTTAATGCATTGAATAAAGTAGATAGATTAAAAATAAGTTGGTCGAGTAAAAGTTGTTCACACATACAAAATTAGGTCACACATAAAAGATTGTATTTAAAGTGCAAGTTAAGATGAGTTCTATATATACGTACATACCTCATGTTGGTTTTCTTCCAAAAGACTTTGATTGATTTGTCGTCGCATGATGGAAGATGTTTCTTTTGGTAAAGACGATCATAGCTTTTATTTCTTCTTATGGGGATTGTAGCTTCGGGACATTCTCCATTTTTGTGCCAATCTTGAAGCATTTCAATTGTCAAATTTGAATCCaaattgtttttgaaaagatAGTCATTAGGTTTCATCTATCATAgtcacaaaatatataaacaaaattaattaatttgaaaagacTAATTATAAACCACccatataagataaaaaaaaaatatacctgTAAATCCTTAATTAGAGAATTAACAAATGATGGTTGCTTATCTATGTTAACACAATCGATTATTTCACCATTATTGGTCTGTAAGTACAATTAAGATCAATTGTTAGGAAAACGaagataaaacatatatatacatatatatatatatatatatatatatatatatatatatatatatatatatatatatatatatatatatatatatatattgaattgattattcaaatcaaatcataACTAACCTCTATTGTTTTTACAATTCCTTCTTGCTTCAAGTCATCCCATGATGTTTTGGTTGTCTCCTGGCCTAAAACattatatat
This genomic window contains:
- the LOC124944965 gene encoding uncharacterized protein LOC124944965; the protein is MKIIGQETTKTSWDDLKQEGIVKTIETNNGEIIDCVNIDKQPSFVNSLIKDLQLDKGEIIDCVDIYKQPAFDNPLIKDLQMEPNYYPFGNKLDSNLTLKMLQDWHKYGECPEGTIPIRRRKSYDHPYHKRRSLMMRQQINQSFSKDIGHEHAIVSDQGSSYYGASGIFNVWNPQTEDNEFSLSQMWIVTSYNKEDFYNNLNSIEVGWAVNPITYKDKETRLFIYWTNDGYSRTGCYDLNCKGFVQTSSTHALGMEIKPVSTFGGESRVIPINVFKDKMGDKWWLQVLGSIVGYWPAVIFPDLKNNANLVEWGGEILNRKNDGYHTTTQMGSGKFPEKGFSQSCYIHSLKVLDDGLVPRDPGNLVDNDEIIDCVDIYKQPAFDDPLIKNDFQMEPSSYPFGMKLDSNLTLEILQDWHKNEECPEGTVPIRRNTSYGNFHPIKSSHFMRQQINQSLSQVGEHQYALVIDGGSPYYGASGVFNLWNPRTENTELSSSQMWIITRYDNEYDNYNTIEVGWMVYPELYKDKQTRLFICWTRDGYQTTGCYDLTCSGFVQTNRNYAFGLPLRRVSIEGGEMREISIDVFREEHRWWLLVHGTILGYWPTAIFTDLKKHANIVEWGGKIVNNKNYGYHTSTQMGSGEFPNKGFGKSCNIHSLKVLDGGLIRRDPGNLGKIITKPACYDLTLTKNRGSSFETHIFFGGPGFSPTCL